Proteins encoded by one window of Rutidosis leptorrhynchoides isolate AG116_Rl617_1_P2 chromosome 7, CSIRO_AGI_Rlap_v1, whole genome shotgun sequence:
- the LOC139858342 gene encoding 3-hydroxy-3-methylglutaryl coenzyme A reductase 2-B-like: MDVRRRPIKHQSDHHRSLKPGELLKPPQNQAKASDALPLPLYLTNGLFFTMFFSVMYFLLHRWREKIRNGVPLHVLTLSELAALVSLIASVIYLLGFFGIGFVQSVIRPSPDSWDIEDDNSDQIIIDEDKPIKPCGQALIPHIIPVPEKQKQPPPSVEHMSDEDEEIVKMVVGGTIPSYALESKLGDCKRAASIRRASLEQISGKSLTGLPLEGFDYDSILGQCCEMPVGYVQIPVGIAGPLLINGAEFSVPMATTEGCLVASTNRGCKAIYVSGGATCIVLKDGMTRAPVVRFGSAKRAAELKQFLEDPLNFDTLATVFNKSSRFGRLQTIRCAVAGKNLYIRFCCSTGDAMGMNMVSKGVQNVLDFLQTDFHDMDVIGISGNYCSDKKPAAVNWIEGRGKSVVCEAVIKEEVVQKVLKTTVPALVELNMLKNLTGSAMAGALGGFNAHASNIVSAVYLATGQDPAQNVESSHCITMMEAVNDGKDLHVSVTMPSIEVGTVGGGTQLASQSACLNLLGVKGASKIEPGSNSRVLATIVAGSVLAGELSLMSAISAGQLVKSHMKYNRSARDMSKLASS, encoded by the exons ATGGACGTTCGCCGGCGTCCAATCAAACACCAATCCGATCACCACCGATCACTTAAACCCGGCGAACTTCTAAAACCACCACAAAACCAAGCAAAAGCCTCCGACGCACTCCCACTTCCACTTTACCTAACTAACGGTCTTTTCTTCACCATGTTTTTCTCCGTTATGTATTTCCTTCTTCACCGTTGGCGTGAAAAGATCCGTAACGGCGTTCCGTTACACGTCCTTACGTTATCCGAACTCGCTGCGTTAGTCTCGCTAATCGCTTCCGTTATTTATCTCCTTGGTTTCTTTGGAATCGGTTTCGTTCAATCAGTAATCCGCCCTTCCCCTGATTCGTGGGATATTGAAGATGATAACTCCGATCAAATCATAATCGATGAAGATAAGCCTATTAAACCTTGCGGCCAAGCTTTGATTCCCCACATTATTCCGGTGCCTGAGAAGCAAAAACAACCACCGCCGAGTGTCGAACACATGTCCGACGAGGATGAAGAAATCGTTAAAATGGTCGTCGGAG GTACAATTCCATCATACGCACTCGAATCAAAGCTGGGAGACTGCAAACGTGCTGCTTCAATCCGACGAGCCTCGCTGGAACAGATTTCCGGAAAATCATTAACCGGATTACCGCTTGAAGGGTTCGATTACGATTCAATATTAGGGCAGTGTTGTGAGATGCCGGTGGGATACGTTCAGATTCCGGTGGGGATAGCGGGACCGTTGTTGATAAATGGGGCTGAATTTAGTGTACCAATGGCGACAACTGAAGGGTGTTTGGTAGCTAGTACAAACAGAGGATGTAAAGCTATATACGTTTCAGGTGGTGCCAcgtgtatagttttgaaagatgggaTGACCAGAGCTCCGGTAGTTAGGTTCGGTAGCGCTAAAAGGGCGGCGGAGTTGAAGCAATTTTTGGAAGATCCGTTGAATTTTGATACCCTTGCGACTGTTTTTAACAA ATCAAGCAGATTTGGAAGACTACAAACGATTCGGTGTGCGGTTGCTGGCAAGAATCTATACATAAGATTTTGTTGTAGTACGGGTGACGCCATGGGGATGAACATGGTCTCGAAAGGTGTCCAAAACGTCCTCGATTTCCTTCAAACCGATTTTCATGATATGGATGTCATCGGCATATCCG GAAACTATTGCTCAGACAAGAAGCCTGCGGCCGTAAATTGGATAGAGGGACGTGGGAAATCGGTCGTGTGTGAGGCGGTGATCAAGGAAGAGGTGGTGCAAAAGGTGTTGAAAACTACAGTTCCGGCACTAGTGGAGTTGAATATGCTCAAGAATCTGACGGGGTCTGCTATGGCTGGTGCATTGGGAGGTTTTAATGCACACGCTAGTAATATAGTATCCGCAGTGTACCTAGCCACAGGTCAAGACCCCGCTCAAAACGTTGAGAGTTCTCATTGTATTACCATGATGGAGGCCGTTAATGATGGCAAAGATCTACATGTTTCGGTTACAATGCCTTCCATTGAG GTTGGAACAGTTGGAGGTGGTACACAACTTGCATCACAATCAGCATGTTTGAACTTATTAGGTGTAAAAGGTGCAAGCAAAATTGAACCGGGTTCAAACTCAAGGGTCTTAGCCACAATAGTAGCTGGCTCAGTTCTTGCTGGTGAGCTTTCTCTTATGTCAGCAATATCAGCCGGTCAACTAGTCAAAAGTCACATGAAATACAACAGATCAGCAAGAGACATGTCCAAATTAGCCTCTTCTTAA